The DNA segment CCCAAGTCTCTACTCCCGAATCTGGTTCTATTCTGGGGTTTATCGCCCTTGCTGGTTTAGGACTTGTATCTAAGGTCAGAAAAGAGAAAACACAGTCACTGGCGTGTGCAAGACACCAGTAACTGTTTCGTTAACTAAGTGTGACTAAAAGTTAGAGCTAGCAAGCATCTAGCTTTTAGCCAACTATATACCTAAGTCATGATAACACTTTCAAGAGTTGGCAAGGACATAATTATGTACCCCTATCTCTTGATATTTTTCCATAATTTTTGTAAAGCAGATATGGCTATAGGGACGTACAAAAGTACGTCCCTACTAAGATGATCTGTCCTTGCTTTAATTTGCACATATTTTTGTGTTGACAGTTGACTGTTAACTGTCAACTTCTCATTAAAATAAGTTTGTGTGGCAAATCATTCCAAGACAGTGAATCTTGGACAATTTCCTGACGAAAATCTAACCAACCTTGCTCATTGCATAAAGCCAACAAATCATGAATTATTGTGTACCAAAGCAGAGGTGTATCAGCACGTCCCTGAGCAAGAAACTGAGCAGCTTGTGTGAGAAAAGTAGTGATATCTTGCTCCACAAACGCGTGTTTGATGGAAAACCAAGCATAGGAACGTGAGTAGCGAGATTTGTCAGAGTGAACTGGTAACTGTAAATAATCTGCCGCAATTGTTAACAAATTAGCTGCTTGATTGCGGTCTTTATCTGCCAAAATTAGGGCAACTTCACTGGTAATTTGGGCAAACATAGCAGAGACAAACTCAGGCGGCTGGCGTGCTATGCGTTCAAAACCCCAAGGATGGGGAGTAGGTAAAGTCTGCAATTGTCCATCAAGATAGGCAAGAAGTTGAGCAGCAAGTGCGATCGCTCCTGTAAAATTTAATTGTCGTGCTTCTGTCCGCACCAAATTATGTAACAGTTGGATACGCTGCATCAGGAGAATATCATAACCATATTCTTCCTCTAAAACCGCACTTAATCTTAAAGCCTCTTCAGTGCGACTGTAAACTTGGTCAAAATCCTGATGACAATAATCGAGATAGGCTGCTGATTGCTCTAAAAATGACTGATGTAATAGCTTGGACTCCCGCGACAGTGTAGCCATTTGCAAAGGCTTACGCGCTTCCTCAAATAACTGCGCGGCTGTTGTTAGTTGGCGGTGGCGAGCCGCTACCATCCCTTGACTACGAGCATTACTATAGCGACGCAGTAATAATTGTTCTTGTAATGGTAAACGTTTCGCCATCAAAGCTTCTAGTTTTTCGCTAAATAAATCACCACTACCTGTGGGTAAATCCATAGTTGCAGTACACCCCTGGCGATAACTTTCTGTGATTTGTGTTAGGAGTTGACTGGAAGTATCAAGCATAAACTAAAGCCTCCTGGTTAGCTTCTGCTTCTTCAATCCGAGATAACGCATAGGTAAGTAATAAACGTTGCTCAATGTTATGTTTAGCACTGGGGCATGGTTCAATACCTTCTAACCAACTCTTTGGACAAGAACCACCGCAAACAGGTAACATAGGGCAAGTAGAACAGGGGTATGAACCTTGACGCACTTTATCATTAAAACTAGCTAAACGTTCCCTGTTACCAGGCATCTGTTTACCTGATAAATGATCAATGGCATATTCATTAGGTGTGCCGTATGTAGGGACATAAGATACTTCTGTACAATTAAAAATATTGCCATAGGCATCAACTAATTCCGAATGGGGCATTACAGCCATACAAACTAGAGGTTTGCGCTCTGGTAATAACCCAACATTGAAACCTAACTCAACCATTTCCCCAAACCAAGTTATTTCCCAATTAGCAAATTCTTCTTTAGATAGGGAACGAGTATGAGCATCATTGCCCCAAGAATGAATTGGTGCTACATAAAAACTAATCTTGTCTTGTATCTCTACCTCAGCTAACTTTTGTAGTAACAAAGAGACAGATTCATAATTTTGATAGTCAACATTACAACGAATATTAATTTGCACATCCAAATCTTGTCGATGAGCTAGGGCTGTAACATTAGCAAAAATTTTATCAAAAGTAGGTAAGCCATTTTTCTGCATCCGTCGAGCATCATGATATTCACCTACACCATCAAGAGTAATTTCAATAGAATTTACGCCTAATTCTTGAACAATTTCTGTTGCTACTTGATGTGTTAGAGCTAAACCGTTGGTGACAATTTTTGCATGATAACTACAACCAAAACTGGCTGCAAGAGACTGTAGTTTTGGCGTGAGAGTTCTCATCACTGGCAACCCTACCAAAGGTTCTGCACCAAACCAACTAATTGAGAGACTACGAAAGTTCTTGCTTGCGAGTTTTTTAGCAGCCCGTTCTATAAATTTTTGCTGCTCATCTTCAGTCATCATTTTGCTAGTATGTTCTTGACCGCAGTAATGACAACCTAGTTGACAAAAAGCTGTCGGTTGAATGACTAAATATAAATTATCGTCATCAATTGCCAAAGCATTATTATAATCTAAAATAGTCTGTAATTCGTTTTCTTCTTCAGGTACAATTAATTCAATATCAACGAGATCAAACAAAATATCTTGAGGTAATTGGTCAAAATCACCACTGGCTAAAATGTGCCAACTATGCTCATCAATAATTCTGACATCCGATGTTCGGCTAGAAAAAATAACCCGCTTTGTTTGTTGTTCAAGTTCATCAAAAAATGGTTGTGTAACTACATGATAATGTGAAAGTTTCATATTTATAATCTCCCTGTAAAATAGACAAGAAAAAATAGTAAAATAAGTTGCTAGTTATCAATTGAAGGATTGGTAATAGGTGATGGATAATAGGTAATAATTTCGACTCAATTACCAGTTACCAATTACCAAATCCAGAAACCATATCTACATAACTAGCAACTTGAGCAATTACTTACGGATTTGATCCTTAAAGATAGCTGGATTGGTAACTCTGCGTCCGTTATCAAGTAGGCGGCCACTGCAAGCTCCATCACAAACACCGTTATGTGCTGCTGCTCCACCAGGTTTTATAGTTCCTGGAAGTCTCTGTATAGAAGGAGTTAAATTATTAACTACTCCTGGACGAACTTTGACAGAATCAGTACTTAAATTAGCGCGGTTCAGTAAATTATCAACAGCACCAGGTTGGGGAGTTTGAGCATTAACGGCTGGATTTAAAGCTGCAATGCTTGTCATTGCAATCATGCTGAAAATGAACTTGATTTTGCTGGATTTTTGAGTAGACATGACAGATATCCCTATAGAAAGAAGTGAATAAACAGATGTTGAATTGAGTGATAACTACTGAAAAACTGAGATTTTTGTTTTCAGGTTTCACCCTTCACTTACTCATAGGTTGGGGTTTATTTGTTTATGCAGTTTTTTCAAAAAAAATTTTGGCTGTGGTGAATTTATTGCTGAAAATCCTTACCCGCAGGGCATTTGACTATAAATCATTCATGAGCCAACACTGGTAAAATTCCTGATAAGTCAGATTTTCGGCACAGTACCACAGCACTTTGTAACAATCTCGGTGTGATTCCAACTCGTTTTCCCTTGCTGTGGGAAAAAAGCAATCTTTCAGGTAGAAAATTACTTGTGGTAACTGTGCATCAATGAGGATTTCTTTTAAATTGTCTGCTGTGCGTTTGCGTAGCGATTCGCGTTGGGTTGACTTGAGCAATTGTAGTAAGGTGGTCAAGGCAATTTTATTACCTGGGTCAAGTTGTGCTAGTTTGTAGGCTCTACGTCTTTTGGTGTCTTCATCCTCACACGAGGAGATACCACGGATTAAGGCTGTGATTTTTTCAGGTACAGGGTAAAGTACCTTTTGTTTTTGTTGTCGTTTACCTTGCCATTTATGTGTAATTTCTTCACCGCGTAAAGTTACTAGATTCTCGGTGGCTTGGCGGCCTTGGGAGGAATCTGTGGCTGATTGGGCAATTTTTTCTAATGTGGTAATAGCTGTGGTGTTGAGGGAATCAAGTTTGCCTAAACTATAAGCAGCCTTACGACGAGTAGATTCATTGTGAGTAGTTGCGATAATTTGCAGCAATGCAGTCATAGCCGTGGGATTTTCTGCATCGACTCTGCCTAAACTATAGGCAGCTTGCCAACGAATAGTCTCATGCCGAGCTATTTTAACAATATTTTCCAAAGAAGCGATCGCAATCTTGTTTCCAGGGTCGAAAATCTTACCTAAACTATAGGCTGCATTCCAACTATCAAACTCATTGTCACAGGACGTGATAAATTGCTCTAAGCAGGCGATCGCTTTTAGGCGATCTGTTTTGAGTAAAGCTATCCGCGCACCTTCTACAATGGGTGATGGATATCTGCACCATTTTTGCTTTTGTGAATCAAAGTAGCCAAAACGCCACTTAATTAACTGCTGAATCATCGTCTCAGCTTGTTGACAATTGGTAAATTCAGCAATTCCCTGGGCTGCCAAAAAATAAGCTTGATAATTATAGAATCCCCCGCAGCCATCCTTAAACTGAATCAGTGCGTTAATCAACGCCTCTTTTTCTACTTGTGGTACATCATCCCTACCCAGCCACAATAGTATTACCTCTCGCCATTGCGGCTCAAAAATCCGGTAACTGCTTTCCCCTGAAAACAGATAATCCCCTCCTACTCTCCAATCTGTAATAGCCTGAGCCGCAAAATATTCTTGAAATGTGGGATGGTAAAAAGCATAAACTTTTTCCCCTTGAGTTTCGGAAATACCTACTTGATTCAACCAACCTAACTGGAGTGCTAGTTGGAACAGTTCATCTTCGGGAGCGCCTAAAACTTGGCAGACAAAACGATGTCTGAGGCGAAACTTTGTTTGTTCTTGAGCGATTGCCAACAGCGCTAATTTTCCCAACGCTCGGTTTAACTCCTGTCGCTGAGTGGAAGTAGTAGGGAAAATGTCTTGTTTCCACTCATAAATTGCTTCCACAAACTGCTGATAAAGCATCGCCTTACTATGAGGTAATTCTCCCTGAGTGATGCCCCAAATCCGACACAACAACGCCAAGCGTAAGGGATTTTTTACCGTATCTTTGACGCGCCGCCTTTCTGGTTGCTTTAACTCATGTTGCAGTTTTTCGCCTAAAGCTGGATTGTACTGAAACCATCGACAAATAAATTGCCCTAACCACTCCTGTGTTTGATCCTGGCCGTAGGTAAAATGTAGATTGCAGTAAGTGTCAAAGTTTTCTAAAGCATTCTTACCCCCATCCCAAACATTCAGCCGACAGGTAAGAATAATTGTGGCATCTCCTACCCAGCTTTTCAGGAAACTAGCAATTTTCGCCAAGGCGCTGGTAGATTCAATGGCCATTTCATCCACCGCATCCAGCAGTAACCAAACTCTTCCTTGGTTGAACTGTTCACAAAATGCGTCTTCAAGTTCTGGTGAAACCCTAAGTTTACGCATAGCTGAAGGTAGCCAGTCTTGAATTAAATACTGTTCCAGCGTTTTACCTTGTAAATCTGCTAGGGAAATCCAAACTGGTAAATCTGCGGTATTATCTAACACCCAAGCAGCAATTCTTTGCAAGAAAGTAGTTTTCCCTGCGCCTGGTTCACCAACAATGGCAATTCGCTGACTTTGCTTTTTTCCTAGTACCTGTTGAATAAATTCATTATGGTCAAAGGTTTGAGTAATATCCAAGTCCTCTGGTTCATATAAACGCGAACCCTCTTGGGGAGTGACATCATCACGACGACGTAAACGCTGTTTTCGCTGCACTAAGCCCAAAGGTACGTAAACCTGATTCAATTCAAAAGTGACACCATCTGCACTGGTAAGGGGATTGGTTGTCAGGCGGTTGTTGAGGTTGGCGCGGCATAGTTCTTGCCAATTTAGCTGGGGAGTGGGGGGATTTGCTTGTTTATCCGCTTTTGCTGCTGTGACTTCCTTGGATTTTTCTGGACGGCGACTTTCCCAGTGGGAATCAAATT comes from the Nostoc sp. PCC 7120 = FACHB-418 genome and includes:
- a CDS encoding radical SAM/SPASM domain-containing protein — translated: MKLSHYHVVTQPFFDELEQQTKRVIFSSRTSDVRIIDEHSWHILASGDFDQLPQDILFDLVDIELIVPEEENELQTILDYNNALAIDDDNLYLVIQPTAFCQLGCHYCGQEHTSKMMTEDEQQKFIERAAKKLASKNFRSLSISWFGAEPLVGLPVMRTLTPKLQSLAASFGCSYHAKIVTNGLALTHQVATEIVQELGVNSIEITLDGVGEYHDARRMQKNGLPTFDKIFANVTALAHRQDLDVQINIRCNVDYQNYESVSLLLQKLAEVEIQDKISFYVAPIHSWGNDAHTRSLSKEEFANWEITWFGEMVELGFNVGLLPERKPLVCMAVMPHSELVDAYGNIFNCTEVSYVPTYGTPNEYAIDHLSGKQMPGNRERLASFNDKVRQGSYPCSTCPMLPVCGGSCPKSWLEGIEPCPSAKHNIEQRLLLTYALSRIEEAEANQEALVYA
- a CDS encoding NACHT domain-containing protein, which translates into the protein MARASYGPEAKKRSRHLLQVLLAYANDELGCDEAALDALRPQIQTRWQSETRLVVRTKVRFLQALTGLTSDELTSEQIKEALKRFADFLEILEDNRPSRSGSETWHFTLNLWYKHQDIAANLQKFDSHWESRRPEKSKEVTAAKADKQANPPTPQLNWQELCRANLNNRLTTNPLTSADGVTFELNQVYVPLGLVQRKQRLRRRDDVTPQEGSRLYEPEDLDITQTFDHNEFIQQVLGKKQSQRIAIVGEPGAGKTTFLQRIAAWVLDNTADLPVWISLADLQGKTLEQYLIQDWLPSAMRKLRVSPELEDAFCEQFNQGRVWLLLDAVDEMAIESTSALAKIASFLKSWVGDATIILTCRLNVWDGGKNALENFDTYCNLHFTYGQDQTQEWLGQFICRWFQYNPALGEKLQHELKQPERRRVKDTVKNPLRLALLCRIWGITQGELPHSKAMLYQQFVEAIYEWKQDIFPTTSTQRQELNRALGKLALLAIAQEQTKFRLRHRFVCQVLGAPEDELFQLALQLGWLNQVGISETQGEKVYAFYHPTFQEYFAAQAITDWRVGGDYLFSGESSYRIFEPQWREVILLWLGRDDVPQVEKEALINALIQFKDGCGGFYNYQAYFLAAQGIAEFTNCQQAETMIQQLIKWRFGYFDSQKQKWCRYPSPIVEGARIALLKTDRLKAIACLEQFITSCDNEFDSWNAAYSLGKIFDPGNKIAIASLENIVKIARHETIRWQAAYSLGRVDAENPTAMTALLQIIATTHNESTRRKAAYSLGKLDSLNTTAITTLEKIAQSATDSSQGRQATENLVTLRGEEITHKWQGKRQQKQKVLYPVPEKITALIRGISSCEDEDTKRRRAYKLAQLDPGNKIALTTLLQLLKSTQRESLRKRTADNLKEILIDAQLPQVIFYLKDCFFPTARENELESHRDCYKVLWYCAENLTYQEFYQCWLMNDL